From Rutidosis leptorrhynchoides isolate AG116_Rl617_1_P2 chromosome 3, CSIRO_AGI_Rlap_v1, whole genome shotgun sequence, a single genomic window includes:
- the LOC139899035 gene encoding eukaryotic translation initiation factor 3 subunit I-like encodes MRPILMKGHERPLTFLKYNRDGDLLFSCAKDHTPTVWFADNGERLGTYRGHNGAVWCCDVSRDSSLLITGSADQSAKLWDVKSGSQLFTFNFDSPARAVDLSVGDKLAVITTDPFMGLTSAIHVKRIAADPADQVADSVLVLKGPQGRINRAVWGPLNKTIISAGEDAIIRIWDTETGKLLKENDKEVGHKKTITSLAKSTDCSHFLTGSLDKSAKLWDSRSLTLIKTYTTERPVNAVAMSPLLNHVVLGGGQDASAVTTTDHRAGKFEAKFYDKILQEEIGGVKGHFGPINALAFNPDGKSFSSGGEDGYVRLHHFDSDYFRIPSI; translated from the exons ATGAGGCCAATATTGATGAAAGGACATGAAAGGCCACTGACCTTTTTGAAATATAACAGAGACGGTGACCTTTTATTCTCTTGCGCTAAAGATCACACTCCTACTGTTTGGTTTGCAGATAACGGCGAACGGTTAGGAACTTACCGTGGTCATAACGGCGCCGTTTGGTGCTGCGATGTTTCAA GAGACTCGTCGTTGTTGATTACTGGTAGTGCGGATCAGTCCGCTAAGCTATGGGATGTTAAGAGTGGATCACAGCTTTTTACTTTTAATTTCGATTCTCCTGCAAGAGCTGTTGATCTTTCTGTTGGTGATAAGCTTGCTGTTATCACCACTGACCCATTTATGGGTTTGACTTCTGCTATTCACGTCAAACGCATTGCTGCCGACCCTGCTGATC AGGTTGCTGATTCAGTACTTGTACTAAAGGGTCCTCAAGGGAGGATCAATAGAGCTGTTTGGGGACCATTAAACAAGACAATCATTAGTGCTGGAGAAGATGCCATAATTCGAATTTGGGATACCGAG ACAGGAAAACTGCTGAAAGAAAATGACAAAGAAGTGGGTCACAAAAAGACTATTACATCACTTGCAAAATCAACTGATTGTTCACATTTTCTTACTGGGTCTCTAGATAAATCTGCAaag CTCTGGGACAGCAGATCGTTGACTTTGATCAAGACGTATACGACCGAACGTCCAGTCAATGCCGTTGCAATGTCTCCACTTCTTAACCAT GTAGTGCTAGGGGGTGGCCAGGATGCATCTGCTGTTACCACAACTGATCATCGTGCTGGAAAGTTTGAAGCTAAGTTTTATGACAAG ATCCTACAAGAAGAGATTGGAGGTGTTAAAGGGCATTTTGGTCCAATAAATGCTTTGGCTTTTAACCCTGATGGTAAAAG tTTCTCGAGTGGAGGTGAAGACGGTTACGTTAGATTACATCACTTCGATTCTGACTACTTCAGGATTCCATCAATTTGA
- the LOC139899036 gene encoding ran-binding protein 1 homolog a-like: MATSDPEHTAEEGTVAGEEEDTGAQIAPIIKLEEVAVSTGEENEDAILDLKSKLYRFDKEGNQWKERGAGSVKLLKHKETGKVRLVMRQSKTLKICANHLVISSTSVQEHAGNDKSCVWHAADFSDGELKDELFCIRFGSVENCKKFMETVQEVAESQQDKEENKDASSTAGLLEKLSVDDKKVKEEVNESTKEPEKTTDSEKKEQKETPASST, translated from the exons ATGGCAACCTCCGATCCAGAACATACGGCGGAAGAAGGAACCGTCGCAGGCGAAGAAGAAGACACCGGAGCACAAATCGCTCCGATTATTAAACTTGAAGAAGTTGCCGTCAGTACCGGTGAAGAAAATGAAGACGCTATTCTCGATCT TAAGTCAAAATTATATCGATTTGATAAAGAAGGAAATCAGTGGAAAGAAAGAGGTGCTGGATCAGTAAAGTTATTGAAACATAAGGAAACTGGTAAAGTAAGGCTTGTGATGAGGCAATCCAAAACTTTGAAGATTTGTGCTAATCATTTag ttaTTTCGAGTACCTCAGTTCAAGAACATGCTGGTAATGATAAGTCATGTGTGTGGCATGCTGCTGATTTTTCAGATGGTGAACTTAAGGATGAACTTTTCTGCATTCGTTTTGGTTCGGTTGAGA ATTGCAAAAAGTTCATGGAAACAGTGCAAGAGGTTGCAGAGTCCCAACAGGACAAGGAGGAGAACAAAGATGCTTCCAGTACTGCTGGTTTACTTGAAAAATTGAGTGTTGATGATAAAAAAGTCAAAGAGGAAGTCAATGAGTCAACCAAGGAGCCTGAAAAGACAACAGATTCGGAGAAGAAGGAACAAAAAGAGACTCCCGCTTCCTCAACTTAA